In the Phytoactinopolyspora mesophila genome, AGTGCGCGATCGACGCCGGGGTGGCGTTCGTCAACGCACTTCCGGTGTTCATCGCGGGCACAAAGGAATGGGCCGACAAGTTCACCGCAGCCGGTCTGCCGATCGTCGGCGACGACATCAAGTCGCAGATCGGCGCCACGATCACCCACCGCGTACTCGCTCGGCTCTTCGAAGACCGCGGGGTCACCGTCGACCGCACGTATCAGCTCAACGTCGGCGGCAACATGGACTTCAAGAACATGCTCGAGCGCGACCGGTTGGAGTCCAAGAAGGTATCCAAGACCCAGTCAGTGACGTCGCAGCTGGCAAACGGCCTGGACGACCGCAACGTGCACATCGGGCCGTCCGACTACGTCGCATGGCTCGACGACCGCAAGTGGGCGTTCATCCGGCTCGAGGGCCGGAACTTCGGCGACGCCCCGGTGAGCCTGGAGTACAAGCTCGAAGTGTGGGACTCCCCCAACTCGGCCGGCATCATCATCGACGCCCTCCGTGCCGCCAAGATCGCCAAAGATCGCGGCATCGGCGGCCCGATCCTGTCGGCATCCTCGTACTTCATGAAGTCGCCGCCCGAGCAGTACTCGGACAGCGAGGCACACGACCTGGTCGAGGCCTTCATCGCGGGCACCGTGGAGCGCTGATCACACCTGTACGGCATACAGCCGCACACACGACCTAGCAGTCTGCGCGCTGAAACCACTGGTCACTCCGAGAACCGCGCGAATGGCGAGCCCGTCGGCTCGCTGTTCTCGCGGGCTCTGAGGACTGTTCCTGGTGCGGGCCGGTCGTTCAGGCGTGAGCTGGTCCGGAACCAGAGCCGCCGCAGTGACGTTCAGAACACGGGTGGGGCCTACGCTCACGTGACGTCGCAAGAGCGAAAAAACCGCCCAAAGCGACCGGGTTCCGGCATCGAGCGTTTGGCCCACTCGACTACCATTCGAATGTCCGGCTTATCGGTCGTCTATTGACAGAGCGGGTGCGAGACAGCCAGCGTCGGCTATTGTCCCGTGTCCTGTCGTCCTGTTGTTCGGCGGCCATGATGGACTCGCGCGATCCACGCGCGACTCCGGGGACGCCAGACCAAGGGAGGAACGTTCGATGACGCGGACCGCGCGAGGCCGCCGGGGAACCAGCGCAAACCCGAAAAGAGCGCGCGCAGCTCATCAGTCACCCGAACCCGCAACGCCGGCCGAAGAGCAGCCGCCTGCCCAGGACGAGGGCGAGCGCTCCTCTTTCTGGCACACCCTGCTGCACGACCGAAGCGTTCGGTCCAGGGTTGCCGCGCTGGTCATCGTCCCGTTGCTGGGCACGTTGGTGCTCGGCGCCCTGTTCTTCAAGAACGCTCTCGACGACGCCGGGTCGGCGGGCGACGTCGAGCAGCTCGCCACGGTCGGCGTAGCCGCGACCGATCTGCTTCACCGGATCCAGGACGAGCGCGATGTGACCGGCCTCAATCAAGCCGGTGCCACGGGTGTCGGCGCCGTGGGTGACGCCCGGGACCGCACTGACACCGCCATCGAACAGCTCCGGGGCAGCCTTGGTGACGTGCGGGCCGCTGGTCCCGCCGCAGCATCCGTCGTCGAGGCGCTCGATGAGGAGCTCGACCAGCTCGCCACCCACCGGGCCCAGAGCGACGAGTCCGACCCCGCCTTCGACGCCGGCGGTGCTTCCGGATACCACGAGCTCGCCGAAGCCGTGCGCGGAGTTGTCACGGCCTCGGGCACGGTGGTTCACGATGGCGAGACCGCCCGCCTGATCACGGGGTTGGACAACATCACCCAGGCCGTCGAGTCGGCCTCGATGGAGCGCGGTCTGGTCACGTTCCACCTGACGCCGGGCGAAGAGCCGTCATCGTCGCTGACCACCAACGCCGTTGTCTATCGCGGACAACAAGATCTGCTGCTCGGCCGTTACCTGGCCGGGCTCGACGACACCGATCAGGCCCAGGGCCTGGCCAGCCGGATCGCCGGCGCCGATGAGCTCACCGCGGAGACCATCGAGGAGATCCGCGCCGGAGACGAAGTCGGCCAGTCACACGAACAGTGGTTCGAGAGTTCCACCGAACGCCTGGACACGCTGCGTTCGATCGAGACCGAAGCGGCGGAGACGGTCGTCGATCAAGCCGCCAGCGCGGCCAGTGGCGCCCGCACCACCGCCATCCTGAGCGCCGTGGCAGTCCTGATCGTGCTCGCGCTGACCATCTTCCTCGCGGTGGTGGTCGCCAGGTCCATCGTCGGGCCCTTGCGCCGGCTTCGGGGCGCCGCCCAGCAGACAGCTACCAAGGACCTCCCCGCGTTCGTGGAGCGGATTCACCGGGACGGCCCGGCCGCGGCAGCCACGTTCGGCTCAGGGGCTGACGACGCCATCGTCGCCGAGGGCAACGACGAGATCGGCGAGGTCGCCAACGCCTTCAACGATGTCCACGCCATGGCCGTGCGCATCGCCGCCGACCAAGCGTTACTCCGCCAGAACCTCGACACCATCGTGGTCAACCTCTCCCGGCGCACCCAGTCCCTCGTCGATCGCCAGCTCGGTGAACTCGAGAGCCTCGAACAGCGCGAACGAGACCCAGACCAGCTCAGCACGCTGTTCCGCATCGACCACATGGCTACCCGGGTGCGCAGGCATGCCGAGAGCCTTCTGGTGCTGGCCGGCGTGCAGGAGATGCGCAAGCAAAGCTCCTCGGCTCCCGTGCTCGACGTGGTGCGAACCGCCGTCGGTGAGGTCGAGCAGTACCCCCGCGTGAAGTTCGGCGTCATGCCCACCGACCTCGTCTCGGCATCGGCCGTCGACGATATCGCGCACCTGCTGGCCGAGCTCATCGACAATGCCACCGAGTTCTCCTCGCCGTCCACGCCGGTGCGCGTCACCAGCCAGCCGTTGCTGGGCGGCGGGCTGCGAATCCAGGTGACCGACAGCGGCC is a window encoding:
- a CDS encoding inositol-3-phosphate synthase, whose protein sequence is MSSLRVAIVGVGNCAASLVQGVHYYRDADPATKVPGLMHVQFGDYHVRDIEFVAAFDVDAKKVGQDLADALGSSENNTIKICDVPPTGISVQRGPTLDGLGKYYRETITESDEDAVDVVEVLKATQTDVLVCYLPVGSEQAAKFYAQCAIDAGVAFVNALPVFIAGTKEWADKFTAAGLPIVGDDIKSQIGATITHRVLARLFEDRGVTVDRTYQLNVGGNMDFKNMLERDRLESKKVSKTQSVTSQLANGLDDRNVHIGPSDYVAWLDDRKWAFIRLEGRNFGDAPVSLEYKLEVWDSPNSAGIIIDALRAAKIAKDRGIGGPILSASSYFMKSPPEQYSDSEAHDLVEAFIAGTVER
- a CDS encoding sensor histidine kinase is translated as MTRTARGRRGTSANPKRARAAHQSPEPATPAEEQPPAQDEGERSSFWHTLLHDRSVRSRVAALVIVPLLGTLVLGALFFKNALDDAGSAGDVEQLATVGVAATDLLHRIQDERDVTGLNQAGATGVGAVGDARDRTDTAIEQLRGSLGDVRAAGPAAASVVEALDEELDQLATHRAQSDESDPAFDAGGASGYHELAEAVRGVVTASGTVVHDGETARLITGLDNITQAVESASMERGLVTFHLTPGEEPSSSLTTNAVVYRGQQDLLLGRYLAGLDDTDQAQGLASRIAGADELTAETIEEIRAGDEVGQSHEQWFESSTERLDTLRSIETEAAETVVDQAASAASGARTTAILSAVAVLIVLALTIFLAVVVARSIVGPLRRLRGAAQQTATKDLPAFVERIHRDGPAAAATFGSGADDAIVAEGNDEIGEVANAFNDVHAMAVRIAADQALLRQNLDTIVVNLSRRTQSLVDRQLGELESLEQRERDPDQLSTLFRIDHMATRVRRHAESLLVLAGVQEMRKQSSSAPVLDVVRTAVGEVEQYPRVKFGVMPTDLVSASAVDDIAHLLAELIDNATEFSSPSTPVRVTSQPLLGGGLRIQVTDSGLGIPAEQLEKLNERLANVGDIDVATSRTLGLYVVARLSAKHGIRVRLEPGSTGGTVAHVDLPANLIHSPLDSDVQLPGHQQHQDPFDAPRAQMPASRADTDPGHTQSFPEPDPFPPPPADRPAPRAPARPAAEPSGFPPPPAQPPAQTPEPAYGAHSFTSDRTPAAETTGQMFAQSAQAKSESPIFESVRSAWFSSESSSDWSSPADAGWRRAAEVLRSAEEAASARHTQPAARPPGHRRARPAAGTQEWPSSTTPSVDAGRVETGAHVTAASETPAAAASSAADVPAMNAAGLPVRRRGASLVPGSIAEQPDSRTSNRPAAPAKSADSVSSTLASLQRGVGRGRQETGGWVPKRPSDPERSRQ